One Diabrotica undecimpunctata isolate CICGRU unplaced genomic scaffold, icDiaUnde3 ctg00001087.1, whole genome shotgun sequence DNA window includes the following coding sequences:
- the LOC140431973 gene encoding uncharacterized protein: MSKFPSVLVVAVALCISGLKADDKPEHTAECIAKSGANEADVFARPRKESPEIRCFWKCIMEKDGMLDASGVLNPDMFETSFPKAAAKLDAQSITDLKKCLGAVGKITTCEDTTKIRDCIVKAFKQ, translated from the exons ATGTCAAAATTTCCAAGTGTGTTAGTTGTTGCCGTAGCGTTATGT ATTAGTGGTCTAAAAGCCGACGACAAACCTGAACATACAGCAGAGTGTATTGCCAAGTCAGGAGCAAATGAAGCTGATGTCTTTGCTAGACCTCGCAAGGAATCTCCCGAGATTAGATGCTTCTGGAAATGTATTATGGAAAAAGATGGAATGTTGGACGCAAGTGGAGTCTTAAATCCAGATATGTTCGAGACATCTTTTCCAAAGGCTGCTGCGAAATTGGACGCTCAAAGCATTACAGATCTGAAGAAATGTTTGGGAGCTGTTGGAAAAATTACCACATGTGAAGATACGACCAAGATTAGGGATTGTATTGTCAAGGCATTTAAGCAATAA